In the genome of Persephonella sp. KM09-Lau-8, one region contains:
- a CDS encoding sensor domain-containing diguanylate cyclase gives MKEKVLSEKDFKSLVKLAYEEYFSELLKEPIACRFFKNRDPQKLKEKEINGINRFYSMFINNNLSILKEELTELGKLHYNLQIEFSFFLEKLNRLELIFVKKMFLLQKNPEDKFPFISKFFDTIRDYVAKGYMLEHIKRKHNIIRTYIEQSLGEKFINIKSIIEKHIVWEENILKYLSTDIMEKEIQLDSSKCEMGKWLENLKSKDTESVIRLKNLHDELHLIAENIIAFKKLDKYTLLLDEYNQFIKQNLLFMSSLITFLFNEEIEELQRDPLTDLLTRRTLEEIFVNVLDISMITGEPFGVAFIDIDNFKKINDTYGHDAGDIVLKKVAEVLRNTLRRSDYIFRYGGEEFVIIVPATTKDAFYKVLEKIRKRINQTPIKVNGNQINVSVSIGGVVIYTKHVLPLSKVIKMADSLMYKAKKAGKNRVFVEVLNKII, from the coding sequence ATGAAAGAAAAAGTTTTATCTGAAAAGGATTTTAAAAGTTTAGTGAAGTTAGCTTATGAAGAATATTTTTCTGAGCTTTTGAAAGAGCCTATAGCATGCAGATTCTTTAAAAACAGAGACCCGCAAAAACTGAAAGAAAAAGAAATAAACGGTATAAATAGATTTTATAGCATGTTCATAAATAATAATTTGTCGATCTTAAAAGAAGAATTAACAGAGTTAGGAAAACTTCATTATAATTTACAGATTGAATTTTCTTTCTTTTTAGAAAAATTAAACAGACTTGAACTGATTTTCGTTAAAAAAATGTTTCTTTTACAAAAAAATCCAGAAGATAAATTTCCATTTATCTCAAAATTTTTTGATACAATCAGGGACTATGTGGCAAAAGGATATATGCTTGAACATATAAAACGGAAACATAACATTATAAGAACCTATATAGAACAAAGCCTTGGAGAAAAATTTATAAATATCAAATCAATTATAGAAAAACATATAGTCTGGGAAGAAAACATTCTGAAATATCTTTCAACCGATATTATGGAAAAAGAAATACAGCTTGATTCCTCAAAATGTGAAATGGGGAAATGGCTTGAAAACTTAAAAAGTAAGGATACGGAGTCTGTTATAAGACTGAAAAATCTACATGATGAACTTCATCTTATTGCTGAAAACATAATTGCCTTCAAGAAATTAGATAAATATACTCTATTACTTGATGAATATAACCAGTTTATCAAGCAAAATCTTCTGTTTATGTCATCTTTAATAACATTCTTATTTAATGAAGAAATTGAGGAACTACAGAGGGATCCACTAACCGACCTTTTAACCAGAAGAACGCTTGAGGAAATTTTTGTTAATGTTCTGGATATATCAATGATTACCGGCGAACCTTTTGGAGTGGCATTTATTGATATTGATAACTTCAAGAAAATAAATGATACCTATGGTCACGATGCTGGAGACATTGTTCTTAAAAAGGTGGCAGAAGTCTTAAGAAATACATTGAGAAGAAGTGATTATATTTTCCGATATGGAGGTGAAGAGTTTGTAATAATTGTGCCTGCCACTACGAAAGATGCTTTCTACAAAGTATTAGAAAAAATCAGGAAAAGGATAAACCAAACTCCAATAAAAGTAAATGGAAATCAGATAAATGTATCTGTAAGTATAGGAGGTGTAGTTATTTATACAAAACATGTTCTTCCTCTATCAAAAGTTATCAAAATGGCAGACTCACTTATGTATAAGGCAAAGAAAGCAGGTAAAAATAGAGTTTTCGTAGAGGTATTAAATAAGATTATCTAA
- a CDS encoding endonuclease V: METENISRELIEQLKAEQIKLSKKLNLKDRIPPDKVRYVAGIDTTFTDIWKNPTTAISSIVVVDIENDFEIIETVYATKEIDFPYIPTFLAYRELPVILEAYKKLKSQVDVFMVDGMGILHPRKMGIAAHFGVVTNTVSIGIGKSKLIGEFKEPENRKFAYQPIYVDGKHRGYVLRTRKNANPVFVSPGNNISVESSLKVAIKATDKYKLPEPVRLAHNFLQKIRKEMV, translated from the coding sequence ATGGAAACAGAAAATATTTCCCGTGAACTTATAGAGCAGCTGAAAGCTGAGCAAATTAAGCTATCTAAAAAACTAAATCTAAAAGACAGAATACCACCTGATAAGGTCAGATATGTTGCAGGTATTGATACAACTTTTACAGATATATGGAAAAATCCAACAACAGCAATATCCTCAATAGTTGTTGTGGATATAGAGAATGATTTTGAAATTATTGAGACTGTTTATGCAACAAAAGAAATAGATTTTCCTTATATACCAACATTTCTTGCATATCGGGAACTTCCAGTGATATTAGAAGCCTACAAAAAGCTTAAAAGTCAGGTTGATGTTTTTATGGTGGATGGGATGGGAATACTCCATCCGAGAAAAATGGGAATTGCGGCTCATTTTGGAGTGGTAACCAATACGGTTAGTATTGGAATAGGAAAATCAAAACTAATCGGTGAGTTCAAAGAACCGGAAAACCGTAAATTTGCTTACCAACCTATTTACGTGGATGGGAAACACAGAGGCTATGTCCTGAGGACAAGAAAAAATGCAAATCCTGTTTTTGTATCTCCAGGAAATAATATCTCTGTAGAAAGCAGTTTAAAAGTGGCAATAAAAGCCACAGACAAATATAAACTCCCTGAGCCAGTCAGACTTGCCCATAACTTTTTACAAAAAATCAGGAAGGAAATGGTATGA
- the proB gene encoding glutamate 5-kinase, protein MEKSQLIRNANRIVVKIGSQLLEKNNSIDTQFIENLAENIAQNPDKEFIIVSSGAVLAGVKKLGLKQKPVSITDKQAVASVGQAYLMQIYDRIFSKYGKNIGQILLTVEGLRERKRYVLAQNTINRLLDMEVVPIVNENDTIAVEEIVFGDNDFLAAHVAVLTNADLLIILSTAGGVYTGEPGQEGSQLIEEIKDVSQALQYAGTSKSKFGTGGMRSKLEAAQIATSHGIPVIISPKKEDIISQTLAGRITGSFIYPEKSKKLSRKKSWLKLLSAPKGRIIIDRGAEEAIRKGKSLLPAGIKDFEGIFSKNDVVAILNEEGKIIGKGIINYSYKEIEKIKGKKSSEVENLLNRKFTEVIHRDNLVVF, encoded by the coding sequence ATGGAAAAATCCCAGTTAATAAGAAATGCAAATAGGATTGTTGTTAAGATAGGCTCTCAACTTCTGGAAAAAAATAACTCAATAGATACCCAATTCATAGAAAATCTGGCAGAAAATATAGCCCAGAACCCAGACAAAGAGTTTATTATTGTTTCTTCAGGAGCTGTTCTGGCAGGTGTAAAAAAACTTGGTCTTAAACAGAAACCTGTCTCAATTACAGACAAACAGGCTGTTGCGTCTGTCGGGCAGGCCTACCTTATGCAAATTTACGACAGGATTTTTTCAAAATACGGAAAAAATATCGGCCAGATACTTCTTACAGTAGAAGGTTTACGGGAAAGAAAGAGATATGTTCTTGCCCAGAACACTATAAACCGCCTTCTTGATATGGAAGTTGTCCCTATTGTCAATGAAAATGACACCATTGCTGTTGAGGAGATTGTTTTTGGGGATAATGATTTCCTTGCTGCCCATGTTGCAGTTTTGACAAATGCAGACCTGCTTATTATTCTTTCAACTGCAGGAGGAGTTTACACAGGAGAACCTGGACAGGAAGGAAGCCAGCTTATAGAAGAGATAAAAGATGTATCTCAGGCACTTCAATACGCAGGGACTTCCAAATCTAAATTTGGCACAGGAGGAATGAGAAGCAAACTTGAAGCTGCTCAGATAGCAACTTCCCATGGTATTCCTGTGATTATTTCCCCTAAAAAAGAAGATATAATCTCACAGACATTAGCCGGAAGAATAACAGGAAGTTTTATTTATCCAGAGAAAAGTAAAAAATTATCCAGAAAGAAAAGCTGGCTAAAACTTCTGTCAGCCCCAAAAGGAAGAATTATAATAGACAGAGGCGCAGAAGAGGCAATCCGTAAAGGTAAAAGTCTTCTTCCGGCAGGTATAAAGGACTTTGAAGGGATATTTTCTAAAAATGATGTTGTTGCCATCTTAAACGAGGAAGGCAAAATCATCGGAAAAGGAATTATTAATTACTCCTATAAAGAGATTGAAAAAATAAAAGGCAAAAAATCATCAGAGGTAGAAAATTTATTAAATAGAAAGTTTACTGAGGTTATACACAGGGATAATCTGGTGGTGTTTTAA
- a CDS encoding tRNA (adenine-N1)-methyltransferase: protein MIKEGDTVQLQDKKNTFFLVVKKGEVFGTHKGNINHDELLKKDYGQTIKTHKGHEFLILRPTLFDIILHGIKRKTQIIYPKDSSYITLKLGITDSMKVLESGVGSGALTIVMANAVKPSGKIYCYEKNEKYIQNAYENLKLAKLEKYVEIKHHDLSEELPEKDFDAAFIDVREPWLYIENIKKALKKGAPIGFLVPTTNQISLTLEALEKNDFIKTEVVELLERHYKPVPDRLRPEDRMVAHTGYLIFAVNS from the coding sequence ATGATAAAAGAAGGGGATACAGTTCAGCTTCAGGATAAAAAAAATACATTTTTTCTGGTTGTAAAAAAGGGCGAAGTATTTGGAACCCATAAGGGAAATATAAACCATGATGAGTTATTAAAGAAAGATTATGGACAGACTATCAAAACCCATAAGGGTCATGAATTTCTTATACTTCGCCCTACCCTTTTTGATATTATTCTCCACGGTATAAAAAGAAAAACCCAGATTATATACCCAAAAGACAGCAGTTATATTACCCTAAAACTTGGTATAACCGATAGTATGAAAGTTCTGGAATCAGGAGTCGGAAGCGGAGCATTAACCATTGTTATGGCAAATGCCGTTAAACCTTCCGGAAAAATCTACTGCTACGAGAAAAATGAAAAATATATACAAAATGCTTACGAAAATCTCAAACTGGCAAAACTGGAAAAATATGTTGAGATAAAACACCATGACCTTTCAGAAGAACTGCCGGAAAAGGATTTTGATGCAGCATTTATAGATGTTAGAGAGCCATGGTTATATATTGAAAATATCAAAAAAGCACTAAAAAAAGGAGCTCCCATAGGCTTTCTTGTGCCAACAACTAACCAGATAAGCCTTACCCTTGAAGCTTTAGAAAAAAACGATTTCATAAAAACAGAAGTTGTTGAACTCCTTGAAAGACATTATAAACCTGTCCCAGACAGACTTAGGCCAGAAGACAGAATGGTTGCCCATACAGGATATCTTATATTTGCAGTTAATAGCTGA
- a CDS encoding NAD(P)-dependent oxidoreductase, which translates to MESKLKIGWIGLGHMGMILAKNLHEAGYDIKVWNRTVSKARESGLPYEENLVKLIKESDIIITMLFGSQSSEEVYQEIVNSGANLKGKIFIDLTTIHPETARKIAELLISNGAEFIEAPVIGSVIPAQNKELIVLISGDREIFEKTEEIFKNFGKDIFYMGDYGKASTMKLINNAVLGSMMVVLSEGVLFGKKAGIPLDTVVQILGKGAGNSELLKTKKEKILKNDYSTQFSLALLHKDICYAQDIAKNLNFPAIFTGQALNFYSSARANNLEEKDFSAIIEIYKKLANIEEAS; encoded by the coding sequence ATGGAGTCTAAATTGAAGATAGGCTGGATAGGTCTTGGACATATGGGAATGATTCTGGCAAAAAACCTGCACGAAGCAGGATATGATATAAAAGTATGGAATCGCACCGTATCAAAAGCAAGGGAAAGCGGTCTTCCTTACGAAGAAAATCTGGTAAAACTGATAAAGGAAAGTGATATTATTATCACAATGCTTTTTGGCTCCCAGTCATCAGAGGAAGTATATCAAGAAATAGTTAATTCTGGAGCTAACCTTAAAGGCAAAATATTTATAGACCTTACAACAATCCATCCAGAAACAGCAAGAAAAATAGCAGAATTGCTCATAAGCAACGGAGCTGAATTTATTGAAGCCCCTGTGATTGGCAGTGTAATCCCGGCACAAAATAAAGAACTTATTGTCCTAATTAGTGGAGATAGAGAAATATTTGAGAAAACAGAGGAGATATTTAAAAATTTCGGGAAAGATATATTTTACATGGGTGATTATGGCAAAGCCTCAACAATGAAATTGATTAATAACGCTGTTTTAGGTTCAATGATGGTGGTTTTATCGGAAGGAGTTTTATTTGGTAAAAAGGCAGGAATACCTCTGGATACGGTAGTCCAGATACTTGGAAAAGGTGCAGGAAATTCAGAATTATTAAAGACAAAAAAGGAAAAAATACTTAAAAATGATTATTCAACCCAGTTTTCACTGGCTTTACTTCACAAAGATATCTGTTATGCACAGGATATAGCAAAAAATTTAAATTTTCCTGCTATTTTTACAGGTCAGGCACTTAATTTTTATAGCAGTGCACGGGCAAACAATCTTGAAGAAAAGGATTTTTCGGCAATAATTGAAATATATAAAAAATTAGCAAATATAGAGGAGGCGTCATGA
- the cimA gene encoding citramalate synthase has product MEKKVFIYDTTLRDGTQAEGVSVSVEDKLRITEKLDDFGIHYIEGGWPGSNPKDDEYFKKVKKLHLKNSKIAAFGSTRRAYLRVEEDPLIQNLIKAETPVITIFGKAWDLHVIEALKTTLDNNLEMVYDTVQYLKKNTDEVVFIGEHFFDGYKSNPDYAYAVMKTAQEAGADFLVLADTNGGTLPNEIEKIIKELKEKGLDGRLGIHAHNDSDTAVWNSIVAVLNGAVQVHGTINGFGERCGNANLCSIIPNLTLKLGYETIPQENIKKLKEVSNFVADIVNLPVPKNMPYVGDSAFAHKGGVHASAVLKNPKLYEHINPEAVGNSRKILVSDLAGKSNIIYKAKELGIDIDEKDPRIAELVQEIKRLENYGYHFEAAEASLELLIRKHLGLLKKYFDLDAYRVLIARRYTDKEPVSEATVRIKIDNHYQHTASLGYGPVNALDRALKKALVDIYPSLAEVELIDYKVRIVNESAGTAAKIRVLVESRDKEKKWGTVGVSDNVIEASWQAVVDSFIYKLVKDGV; this is encoded by the coding sequence ATGGAAAAAAAGGTTTTTATCTATGATACAACTTTAAGGGATGGAACGCAGGCTGAAGGAGTCAGTGTTTCTGTAGAAGATAAACTGAGAATTACAGAAAAGTTAGATGATTTTGGTATCCATTACATAGAAGGTGGCTGGCCAGGTTCAAATCCAAAGGATGATGAGTATTTCAAAAAGGTTAAAAAGCTCCATCTAAAAAACTCAAAAATAGCAGCCTTCGGCTCAACAAGAAGGGCTTATCTCAGGGTAGAAGAAGACCCCCTTATCCAGAACCTTATAAAAGCTGAAACACCTGTGATAACAATTTTTGGAAAAGCATGGGATTTGCATGTTATAGAAGCCCTTAAGACAACCTTAGACAATAATCTTGAGATGGTTTATGACACCGTTCAGTATCTAAAGAAAAACACCGATGAGGTTGTTTTTATTGGGGAACACTTTTTTGATGGGTATAAATCAAATCCTGATTATGCTTACGCCGTTATGAAAACTGCACAGGAAGCAGGTGCAGATTTTCTTGTTCTTGCGGACACAAATGGTGGAACCCTACCAAATGAGATAGAAAAAATAATAAAAGAGCTTAAAGAAAAAGGATTAGATGGAAGGCTTGGAATTCATGCCCACAACGACAGCGATACAGCAGTATGGAACTCTATTGTGGCTGTTTTAAATGGAGCTGTTCAGGTTCATGGAACTATAAATGGCTTTGGGGAAAGATGCGGGAATGCAAATCTCTGCTCTATTATTCCAAACCTTACACTGAAACTTGGATATGAAACAATCCCACAGGAAAATATCAAAAAGCTAAAAGAGGTTTCCAACTTTGTCGCAGATATTGTTAATCTTCCTGTTCCTAAAAATATGCCTTATGTTGGGGATAGTGCATTTGCCCATAAAGGTGGAGTTCACGCATCAGCAGTCCTTAAAAATCCAAAACTTTATGAGCATATCAACCCTGAAGCTGTTGGAAACAGCAGAAAAATCCTTGTATCAGACCTTGCAGGAAAATCAAATATTATTTATAAAGCAAAAGAGTTAGGTATAGATATAGACGAGAAAGACCCAAGAATTGCAGAGCTTGTTCAGGAAATTAAAAGACTGGAAAATTATGGATACCATTTTGAAGCAGCAGAAGCTTCGCTGGAACTGCTTATAAGAAAACATCTTGGACTGCTTAAAAAATATTTTGACCTTGATGCTTACAGGGTTCTGATTGCCAGAAGATATACAGATAAAGAGCCTGTATCAGAAGCAACAGTCAGAATAAAAATAGACAACCATTACCAGCATACAGCATCGCTGGGATATGGTCCTGTCAATGCCCTTGATAGAGCACTGAAAAAAGCCCTTGTTGATATATATCCATCCCTTGCAGAAGTTGAACTAATAGATTACAAAGTTCGTATAGTCAATGAAAGTGCCGGAACAGCAGCAAAAATAAGGGTTCTTGTGGAAAGTAGAGACAAAGAGAAAAAATGGGGAACAGTGGGAGTATCAGATAACGTTATAGAGGCTTCATGGCAGGCAGTTGTTGATAGCTTCATATACAAACTGGTAAAGGATGGAGTCTAA
- the hisF gene encoding imidazole glycerol phosphate synthase subunit HisF: MLAKRIIPCLDVNKGRVVKGVNFVNLVDAGDPVEAAQAYDEAGADELVFLDITASAEDRDIILDVVKATAETVFMPLTVGGGVRTLEDIRKLLESGADKVSINTAAVKEPILVEEAAKRFGSSTIVVAIDAKQIGENKWEVYIHGGRTATGIDAVEWAKAVEDLGAGEILLTSMDKDGTKSGYDIKLTRAISEAVSIPIIASGGAGKKEHFYEAFAEGKADAALAASLFHFKELTIQEVKEYLKERNIPVRL, from the coding sequence ATGCTGGCAAAAAGAATTATTCCATGCCTTGATGTAAATAAAGGAAGAGTAGTAAAAGGAGTTAATTTTGTTAATCTTGTGGACGCAGGAGACCCTGTGGAAGCTGCACAGGCCTATGATGAAGCAGGGGCAGATGAGCTGGTTTTTCTGGATATAACAGCCTCGGCAGAAGACAGGGATATAATACTTGACGTTGTTAAAGCGACTGCAGAAACAGTATTTATGCCTTTAACTGTCGGCGGTGGTGTGAGAACACTTGAGGACATTAGAAAACTCCTTGAAAGCGGAGCAGATAAGGTTTCTATAAATACAGCAGCTGTGAAAGAACCTATTTTGGTAGAAGAAGCAGCAAAAAGATTTGGCTCATCAACAATTGTTGTTGCCATAGATGCAAAACAGATTGGAGAAAATAAATGGGAAGTTTATATACATGGAGGAAGAACAGCCACAGGAATAGATGCAGTTGAATGGGCAAAAGCAGTTGAAGACCTTGGAGCAGGGGAAATACTGCTAACATCAATGGACAAAGACGGGACTAAAAGCGGTTATGACATAAAACTAACCAGAGCAATCAGCGAAGCAGTTTCAATTCCTATTATAGCCTCAGGTGGAGCAGGCAAAAAAGAGCATTTTTACGAAGCATTTGCAGAAGGAAAAGCAGATGCAGCACTGGCAGCATCACTTTTTCATTTTAAAGAGCTTACCATTCAGGAAGTCAAAGAATATCTTAAGGAAAGAAATATTCCTGTTAGACTGTAA
- a CDS encoding toprim domain-containing protein, producing the protein MEFISLKDWLERLKAFSEKEKTVVLVEGKKDKQKLEKFGISHIYSIKGKKFYDILEELENENLVIILTDLDKQGEKISSKISSMFQREGIPVDLEFREYLKNFDIKHIEDIPVNLEEKIDAGKKNYSMP; encoded by the coding sequence ATGGAATTTATCTCTCTAAAAGACTGGCTTGAGAGATTAAAGGCGTTCTCAGAAAAAGAAAAGACAGTTGTTTTAGTTGAAGGTAAAAAGGACAAGCAAAAATTAGAAAAATTTGGTATTAGCCATATATACTCCATAAAAGGAAAAAAGTTTTACGATATTCTGGAAGAATTGGAAAATGAAAACCTTGTTATAATCCTTACAGACCTTGATAAACAGGGAGAAAAGATATCCTCAAAAATATCCAGTATGTTCCAGAGGGAAGGAATTCCTGTAGATTTAGAATTTAGAGAGTACCTGAAAAACTTTGATATAAAACATATAGAAGATATACCTGTGAATTTAGAGGAGAAAATAGATGCTGGCAAAAAGAATTATTCCATGCCTTGA
- a CDS encoding response regulator has translation MRILLLDEDKATYEVLNEVAQLSGSEIIHITSMEEAKEFVKQNTDIDGIVAEQRLKGRPTWEIINYMKDEHLKLIPFIILSKKLTPDEREFYEHLGVTAILEKPFNPLEVFTEILEHLKETKGEEYIKERLEEEEVDKNALAKIIEKLISFLKSLFKRK, from the coding sequence ATGAGGATATTACTGCTTGATGAAGATAAAGCAACATACGAAGTTTTAAATGAGGTAGCCCAGCTTAGCGGCTCTGAAATTATACATATAACCTCAATGGAAGAGGCTAAAGAGTTTGTAAAACAGAACACCGACATAGATGGGATAGTTGCAGAACAAAGACTAAAAGGCAGACCCACATGGGAAATAATTAACTATATGAAAGATGAACACCTTAAGCTTATTCCATTTATTATCCTGAGCAAAAAACTTACTCCAGATGAAAGGGAATTTTATGAACATCTGGGGGTTACAGCCATTTTAGAAAAACCATTTAATCCTCTAGAAGTATTTACAGAAATTCTTGAACACCTCAAAGAAACTAAGGGAGAAGAATATATAAAAGAAAGGCTTGAAGAAGAGGAAGTTGACAAAAATGCTCTTGCAAAAATTATAGAAAAGCTTATCTCTTTCCTAAAATCCCTTTTTAAAAGGAAATAA
- a CDS encoding MqnA/MqnD/SBP family protein, with translation MKLEKRVIRVAHSPDSDDAFMFYAINHKKIDTKGYEFVDVLSDIETLNRKALEGEYEVSAISIHAFPYVADKYALLSSGASMGDNYGPMIVAKEKFDPSELKNKKIAVPGTLTSAFLALELFLGTSDFDYEVIPFDQIIKAVKEGKVDAGLIIHEGQLTYADEGLECVVDLGKWWYEKTGGLPLPLGGNVIRKDLGEETMKEISEILRESIKYSLEHREEAVEYALKFARDMSKEKADKFIGMYVNDLTVDYGERGKKAIELFLKEAYEKGFIDKLPEIKFV, from the coding sequence ATAAAGTTGGAAAAAAGAGTTATTAGAGTTGCACACAGCCCTGATTCAGACGACGCATTTATGTTTTATGCAATTAACCACAAAAAGATTGATACAAAAGGTTATGAGTTTGTTGATGTTCTTTCTGACATTGAAACATTAAACAGAAAAGCCCTTGAAGGAGAATATGAAGTTTCAGCTATTTCCATACATGCATTCCCCTATGTTGCAGATAAATATGCTCTCCTCTCCAGCGGAGCAAGTATGGGGGACAACTATGGTCCAATGATTGTGGCAAAGGAAAAATTTGACCCATCAGAGTTAAAAAACAAAAAAATTGCTGTTCCAGGAACATTAACATCGGCATTCCTTGCACTGGAATTATTCCTTGGAACATCTGATTTTGATTACGAAGTAATACCATTTGACCAGATTATAAAAGCTGTCAAAGAAGGAAAAGTGGATGCAGGTCTTATCATCCATGAAGGACAGCTGACCTATGCAGATGAAGGCCTGGAATGTGTTGTTGATCTTGGAAAATGGTGGTATGAAAAAACTGGTGGTCTTCCACTTCCATTAGGTGGAAACGTTATTCGCAAAGACTTAGGCGAAGAAACAATGAAAGAAATCTCAGAAATTCTCAGGGAAAGTATCAAATATTCACTTGAACATAGAGAAGAAGCTGTGGAATATGCTCTGAAATTTGCAAGGGATATGTCAAAGGAAAAGGCAGACAAATTCATAGGAATGTATGTTAATGACCTTACCGTTGATTATGGTGAAAGGGGTAAAAAAGCAATTGAGTTATTCCTTAAGGAAGCTTATGAAAAAGGATTTATTGACAAACTTCCTGAAATAAAATTTGTGTAA